The segment GCAGAGACACAAAAGAGATATGACTCAGCAGTACAATTAAATGAACTCCAAAGCAAAGAACTCTCTCTAGACCACCCTAACTAAGCTGAAAAACAAGCCTGAAAAAAAAGATCAAGCTGATGCTCCAGTAACTTAGCTGCCCGCCAGAACATAGGCTAAGactccaaaagaagaaaacaaaatcttaatgCTCCACAACATAACATACAATTTTTCCTGCATCCAATCAAAAATTACTACACATGCCAGGAAGTAGAAAATCATAACCCATACCAGGAGGAAAATTCAAGCAATAGATATAGACTCAGAAAGGACAGAATTATAGAATTAATATATAAGGATATTAAAATACCTATTATAAATATgctaaaaaagtttaaaataaaatgtaaacatgatgaaaagagaagtaggaaaaaaaatatatatatatgtatgtagtgCAACTTCTAGAAATGTCCAATTAGAAAATAGAATACACATCCACTAACTCCTGACCCTCAGTGAGAGTCGTCTCATGACAGGCCATCCAACCTGTGAGCtgaccagtctcctctgccatccccccccaccccgtccccccaTACTCCCAAGCAGAGAAAACTCTcaagaaagaagcagaagagaggagCTTGAGTTGGGAAGCCACCAGAAAAATATAGATGTTGCCCATTGTGACTTCAGAACTCATCGGCAAGCAGAGGGGATACAAGTGGGGCATCAACAGTAAAGACAGGACAAGCCCGTCCCTTGGTTATTTGTATGAGAAGTCCCAGAAAGGAGAAATAGCATCATTTGTGATTCTGGATGGGTCCCCATTGTGTTATCATAGATCTGCCACCTCTGCCATCTCCCAGTGTTTCTCCAGTTACTTCTGGAAGTCCTGAGAGGACATCTCTTGATACAAACTCACAAAGAAAGATTTGCAATAACAAAATGGGGTACGCCATACTGTCTCCTCTCTAGCTCTAGTTCATTTAGTAACATTGCTCAGGAAGTCTCAGTCACTGCTGCCATTGCTGTTTCCGGCTGATGATCCCTCCACGTTGTGACATAGCACGTAATATTCTTTTCCCACTTCCTTCATTCTGTGTCCACCGCCTCACATGCTTTGAGCTTCACTTCCTGCTGTGACACTTCCAACGGGAACTGCCCGGGAAATTCGATGTCAAACCTACACTGCATATCCACCTGATCCAGCACTGAAGCTGAGATGATGCCCGCGGAGTTGGCCTTGAGGACCAATGGCAGATTGCTGGAGACACTGAAAACATTGAAATCCCTGTACAACTTCAGGAAGAGTGTTCTGTCTTTACCTTTACTGGGTAGAAGGGAAATTAAGGTTAGGTCAGGAACTTACCCTAGAGCACACAGTCTACAACTGATAGAGCTGGAATTTACTCTGAAGTAAATATGATTCTTTGAAATGGTTGGCTTTAATCATCGCATgaacagcaacatcttttttgCTTTTCCGGGGCTGTGTTCTGTATTGACAAGTGCTAAGTGGCCAGTATAGCAAGGTCCATGTTTGAGGGTAAGGACTGGTCTGAAAGGTGAGGGCTTAACTGAACTCTCTCTCAAGTGGGTCACACTTGTAAACATTTCCCCATGTCCTCTGATTTAGGATTAGGGAGCTAATGCTAGCATTTTTGGAGCGTCTAGACAATTGGCTTTAATGTATTCTGTAGTTCACAGTTTCTTTCTTCTCATCTCATAATCAGTACATTGGAATTATGAAGAGATgatcattttttaacttttgtaagTGTGAAACAAACCTCATGGAGGCTGGTTCTTGCTACCTGTGTGTGTgagctgtgctcagtcatgtaggactctttgcaaccccatggactgtagcttgccaggctcctctgtccacggacttctccaggcaagaatactggagctggttgccatttcttactccagggcatcatcaacccagggatcgaactcacatctcttctgtctcttgcattggcagatgaattctttacctctgagccactgggaaagctcTAGAGGCATGGAGATAGCTAAAGGGAGATAAACTGACATAAAAACCTGTTCTCTTGACTGACTGGAGATCCTACTCTAGTATAAGGAGAGGAAAACATGCTGAAGGGTGGTAACTAACACATTCAAATCTTAAAACCATTTTACTGCATTTGATAAACTGATGTAAAGGGTTGGGATAACCTTAAACTCtttggtgagatttttttttaccatctgagccaccaaggaaacccaaactCAGAGATACTTATAAATGAAAGTTAGAAAACTGAACCCAAATGTCAATGAGATCTTTTATAGATTAATCAGCCACtcactttttctgcttctgttgatGACACAAAGTATTTGAGtcctgaagaaaaaaatcctttttattatcatttcacTGCCAGTTTCATTAAATTGTTAATAGTTGTTTGAAAAATCCTTTAGCCAAAACAACGAAATGAGGGTTGTTTTTAAGATAGCTACAAGAGAAACTttcttggtggtctagtggctaagactctgcactccaaaTGAAGGgggaccagggttccatccctggtcaagggaactagagcccacatgccgcagtGAAGAcaaaagatcctgcgtgccaaaactaagacccaagacagccaaataaataaataattattttttttaaataaagaacaggcagcatttttaaaaaagatagctacaagaattttaaaaaagaaatttttaaagaggtATACTTGAGAAGCAAGGGAGCAAGAAGCTCCTTATAAAAAACAGCAATATATTATTATTGCTCTCATAATATTATAGCGACTCTCACACTAAGGGAAAGGGGCCAGTGCACAGTTTGGAAAAGCACATTCTTGGGTTGGTGAGGGCCAAGGGGAGTGACATCTGTCAGCAGATGAAATTAAATATAACTTATAGATTGATCTATTTATGTAGCAAATGAATggccaagaagagaaaaagaaactaagaaacgTGATGTAAATAATCAGATTTATCCAGTAAAGGTAGAAttttttcctcagaaaaaaatgaaataaacagtgtttagtttgaaatattttattttcatgttctttgtaaaaacattaataaatatttaaacttctcttttctcagacaTAGAAAAGCACTGCATAATTAACATGAAACAAGGCATTGTGCCTTACAAGAAAGACATAAAATGTCCAAAGGGTATTTAGAACATTGCAGCTCTTAAGGTTTCAGCAAGAGAAATGCTGACCACATACTGTGaaatcatttcaataaataaCAAACATTCTTGTAAACATTTACAAACACATGCATTTacaaaaacatttacaaaaacaagcatCCCCCCACCCGACAATGAGTTCACTATCTGTTTCCATCCTCCAGCTTCTGACACAAGGGCCAGCATAATGTGGGCTCCtcagaaatattaatttaatgaCTGGCAAACATTTGCAAACCTTCTACTTCAAACTCAGTAAGAATCaggactaaatttttttttcagaaaataaataatgccaATAATGATGGGATGTACAAGTAGATTTGATCACATCCTTAATCATGTCACATGTAAATATTAACATAGAATCTTTGAAACCCAAgcaacacataaataaataaataagtaaataaataagtagaagaACCCTTCTAAGAGATGTTCGAACATATTAAGCCTGATCCAGGTGGCCTTAGGAGCGGGTGAttcctcttttccctctttgatttctgtagGGGCAGGGCCTACTTCTAGAACAGCCATCCAAGAGCTTCCGTTTTCTACCTGGTCAGTTGGAGTTGGCCCTGCAAAAAGAAAAGGTCTTCCTTAGTAGCTGCTCCAGAAGACTGAAGCAGCactcttctcctttccctctccctgggTTCCAGAGATTTCTGAGTCCAGTCTTCCCAGCCTGGCATCAAGTGGTTACTGCCTGCCACCTGCGATACTGTGTGGCAGATGCCTCTAGGCTCTCTGATACTTTTATTTAGGAATGGAGGTGGGGCCTGCAGTATTCAGGGTATTATTGGCTACAAATAACCAATTCTatttgatgctgaagttgaagctccaatacttccgccacctgatgggaagagctgactcatttaaaaaggccctgaggctgggaaagattgaaggcagaaggggatgacaaaggatgagatggttggatagcatcacagactcaatggacatgagtttgggtaaattccggaaattggtgatggacagggaggcctgctgtgctgcagtccatggggtcacaaagagttggacaccactgagtgattgaactgaactatcCAACACCAGTGTGAATTTTAATGAAAGCAGTTTAACCCACATTCATTTGAATGGGGAGAATCAGGGGCCATGATGGAAAGCATTGGCAATGTCCTTCTGGCATCAGAGCAGATTAATGACCTTAATGGCAAATTTAATTCTGAAATAGTGATTTTTTCATTCCTCCAGCTAAATCCTAGGTTTCTCTGATATAACTTTAAGCAGGCAGAACGACTATAGTCACACGATGAATAAAAACCACAACTCACTTGTTTAGCATCTTATCGATGATTTTCTTAACCATGGGGGCGGCAGGGTTGAGACACACTTCCTGACCAGTCTTGAGAGTGGCTctgcagagagaagggagaatcCACGTGAGATGGGAGGTCCATTTGGGGGACGGGGTGAGGGCACCGGGACGGTGGGTGGTGATGACGAGGACAGCAACAGAGGCTCTACTTACATGACTTCGGTTTGGTCGCAGTGGGGGCCCGCGGGCGTCACCTTCACGCTCTGGATGTTCTTGAAGTGAATCCCCTGCAAGGTCTGCAGGCACTGGCAGCGCAGTTCGTTGACCACGGGCGCCCCTGCGGGAAGGACAGAGTGGGTTAGCTGCTGTCCTCACGGGCACCCACTCACCCACTCACCCCCGTCCCGCCCTGGGGATCCGGGTCTCACCTGCCGCGCGCCGGCAGGCGGCCACCAGGAGCAGGAGCAGCATCGCGGCGCGGAGGAACCGGGGGGCGGCGGCGGTCGCGGCTCGGGCCATGGGTCTCAGCTCGGAGGGTCTGTGTCTGTTGCGGGAAGGCTGGCGGGAGCGCTGGCTGAGCGGGCTCTGTGGCTCCCCGAGCCGGGTGAACCCCTTTTATCCTGATCAGAAGGGAGTTGCTAGCACCGGGGTCAGGGAAATCCCAGGTCCGGAAGGAAGGGGCGGTCCCGCCCGTCTCACGCGTAATCAGCGCACTGGGGTGTCATCCCCGTACCCAAATCCCTACGCGACGGTGAGTCGCCGCCACGCTGGGGCTCCAGCCCGGATGGGGGCTGTGCGTCTCAGGCCACCCTGGTCgcggggcagggagaggggagagctCTGGGAACACTGGGGAGAGACCCCCACAGGGCTGGGGAGATGGTCTTAGAGAGAGACTTAGTTTTCTTTACTTTACCGGGGAAATCAAAGTGAAGTAAGCAGGTAGATTTTGTTTAGTTATCTATCCTCTGCCTCTCTACATTCAATTTTGCTTATTTCATACATGAGAACTGGGATCAATGTCAAAAGCTGAATTCTGGGTTAATTTCAGTGAAAGTTGAGAGCTGTAAAAG is part of the Odocoileus virginianus isolate 20LAN1187 ecotype Illinois chromosome 29, Ovbor_1.2, whole genome shotgun sequence genome and harbors:
- the CXCL1 gene encoding growth-regulated alpha protein, which codes for MARAATAAAPRFLRAAMLLLLLVAACRRAAGAPVVNELRCQCLQTLQGIHFKNIQSVKVTPAGPHCDQTEVIATLKTGQEVCLNPAAPMVKKIIDKMLNKANSN